Proteins encoded by one window of Treponema primitia ZAS-1:
- a CDS encoding M28 family peptidase: MQEAPPYHRFKDFLAPGADRYKILGDLLEELGFGYSSIVLGRSEHRLRHFFVLPHRGQGFLPGEYPTIVLVAHYDRVAGSPGANDNSAAVFMLLEAALRMRDDKLRNWLIIFTDKEELGPGEGIRDQGSYGLAKGLRETALKDCRYYIFDACGSGDTLIISTMADHLIKNENGPGADHTRRVVKALRDGALKTARNLMMDRVLLVPTPFSDDAGFLRAGLAAQTITVLPSREAAGLASLLRNKPEFINALISRDALLATKFPAPETWRSLNGPADTPHRLTPKNYGRVVKFACELCRT; encoded by the coding sequence ATGCAGGAAGCCCCCCCCTATCACCGGTTCAAAGATTTTCTCGCCCCCGGCGCGGACCGCTACAAAATACTGGGGGATCTCCTGGAGGAATTGGGCTTTGGGTATTCATCCATAGTTTTAGGCCGGAGCGAGCACCGGCTCCGGCACTTCTTTGTGCTCCCCCACCGGGGTCAGGGTTTTCTTCCCGGAGAATATCCAACGATAGTATTAGTGGCCCATTACGACCGGGTAGCAGGCAGCCCCGGAGCTAACGATAACAGCGCTGCGGTGTTCATGCTCCTGGAAGCGGCCCTCAGGATGCGGGATGATAAACTGCGGAACTGGCTGATCATCTTTACCGATAAGGAGGAGCTTGGCCCCGGTGAAGGCATACGGGATCAGGGCTCCTACGGTTTAGCCAAGGGCCTGCGGGAAACCGCCCTTAAGGATTGCCGGTACTACATCTTCGACGCCTGCGGATCCGGGGATACGCTGATCATCTCCACCATGGCGGATCATCTGATAAAAAACGAAAATGGCCCGGGGGCGGACCATACCCGGCGGGTCGTCAAAGCCCTGCGGGACGGCGCCCTAAAAACCGCCCGGAACCTCATGATGGACCGGGTACTGCTGGTCCCCACCCCCTTCTCGGACGACGCAGGTTTCCTGCGGGCGGGCCTGGCAGCCCAAACCATCACGGTACTCCCCTCCCGGGAAGCCGCCGGTTTAGCGTCCCTTTTACGGAATAAGCCGGAATTCATCAACGCCCTGATCAGCCGGGATGCGTTACTTGCAACAAAGTTCCCGGCGCCCGAAACCTGGCGCAGTCTCAACGGCCCCGCCGACACCCCCCACCGGCTCACCCCAAAAAACTATGGCCGGGTAGTTAAATTCGCCTGTGAACTCTGCCGAACCTAG
- a CDS encoding Txe/YoeB family addiction module toxin: MNKNFTDEAWKDYQYWIENDKKQLKRINSLIKDIDRNPYNGIGKPEPLKANLQGYWSRRIDEEHRIVYAAEEKQIVYISFRFHYEK; the protein is encoded by the coding sequence ATGAATAAAAATTTTACTGACGAGGCATGGAAGGATTATCAATATTGGATAGAAAATGATAAGAAACAATTAAAAAGAATAAATTCCTTGATAAAAGATATAGATAGGAATCCATATAACGGAATTGGAAAACCAGAACCATTAAAGGCAAATTTACAAGGTTATTGGTCTCGAAGAATAGATGAAGAACATAGAATTGTATATGCAGCGGAAGAAAAACAAATAGTATATATTTCATTTAGATTTCATTATGAAAAATAA
- a CDS encoding type II toxin-antitoxin system Phd/YefM family antitoxin, with amino-acid sequence MDAITYTDLRQNLKTYMDKVFQDHDPLIITRKNNENVVLLSVNEYNSLLETNYLLSNTTNAEHLKKSIAQHKAGKIKSRELQDYE; translated from the coding sequence ATGGATGCAATTACATACACCGATTTACGGCAAAATTTAAAGACTTATATGGATAAAGTATTTCAAGATCACGATCCATTGATAATTACCCGCAAAAATAACGAAAATGTGGTTTTACTTTCGGTGAATGAATATAATAGTTTATTGGAGACAAATTATTTGTTATCCAATACGACAAACGCAGAACATTTGAAAAAATCAATTGCTCAACATAAAGCCGGTAAAATAAAATCAAGAGAATTGCAGGACTATGAATAA
- a CDS encoding flavin reductase produces MKQKAVIPADGSWVEKNIREFSGSPAARIGDGWTLITAGNVNIDTSNWNTMTASWGGLGVLWGKDVSFIFIRPQRYTFEFVNANPLYTVAFFDKSWKKALGIAGAKSGRDIDKAAETGLTPIVFKDGTIGFKEATDVISCRRLYDHDFDPAKFLDKDLRDTIYPDKDYHRMYVGEITTLWVKS; encoded by the coding sequence ATGAAGCAGAAGGCTGTTATTCCTGCGGACGGCTCCTGGGTAGAAAAAAACATACGGGAATTTTCCGGGTCGCCGGCGGCGCGGATTGGTGATGGATGGACCCTTATCACCGCCGGAAATGTGAATATCGATACGAGTAACTGGAACACCATGACCGCCTCCTGGGGTGGCCTGGGAGTGCTCTGGGGAAAGGACGTGTCTTTTATTTTTATCCGGCCCCAGCGTTATACCTTTGAATTTGTTAACGCCAATCCGCTGTACACCGTTGCTTTTTTTGACAAATCCTGGAAAAAAGCCTTGGGAATCGCCGGGGCCAAGTCCGGCCGGGACATTGACAAGGCGGCTGAGACGGGGCTTACCCCCATCGTTTTCAAAGACGGTACTATCGGTTTTAAGGAAGCTACTGATGTTATCAGCTGCCGCAGACTTTACGACCATGATTTTGATCCCGCAAAGTTTCTGGACAAGGATCTCCGCGATACGATCTACCCCGACAAGGATTATCACCGAATGTACGTTGGGGAAATAACAACACTGTGGGTAAAGAGTTAG
- a CDS encoding glucose-6-phosphate isomerase: MKYVDFDKTEAFKKLSALPNKGKDFNALLSAERVKTSKVSAGGGLSYSWAAKGVEKAELDALQALADEQDLIGKYKALLDGEIINTGENRKVLHHLLRGQGGLAVTGKAVIADGKDLGKFYAQELERFSTFAELVQAGKIKGATGKNFSSVVQIGIGGSDLGPRALYLALENWAAKEGKSFLKARFISNVDPDDASQVASLAPLDETIFVLVSKSGTTQETLSNELFIKDKLQKAGLDPSKHIVAVTSETSPLARNPAYLDSFYIDDFIGGRYSATSGVGGVILSLAFGPGVFKELLAGAHEADTLALEPNILKNAALLDALIGVWERNFLGYPYTAILPYSQGLSRFPAHLQQLDMESNGKRVNRDGSPVHYSTGPVVFGEPGTNGQHSFFQLLHQGTDIVPLQFVGFTDSQRNDDVSVDGSVSQTKLKANLAAQIVAFAKGKADSNGNKEFLGGRPSSLIYGKRLDPKALGALLAHFENKVMFQGFVWNLNSFDQEGVQLGKILTKKVLSGNSGDAALDAYSEILGVK; encoded by the coding sequence ATGAAGTATGTTGATTTTGACAAAACTGAGGCGTTTAAGAAATTATCGGCCCTGCCCAACAAAGGGAAGGATTTTAATGCTCTGCTGAGTGCGGAGCGGGTTAAAACAAGCAAGGTTTCTGCGGGGGGCGGGCTTAGCTATTCCTGGGCAGCCAAGGGGGTGGAGAAGGCCGAACTGGATGCTCTCCAGGCCCTGGCGGATGAGCAGGATCTTATCGGCAAGTACAAGGCGCTCCTGGACGGGGAGATCATCAATACCGGGGAGAACCGGAAGGTGCTGCACCATCTCCTCCGGGGGCAGGGCGGTCTTGCCGTTACGGGTAAGGCGGTTATCGCCGATGGCAAGGACCTGGGCAAATTTTACGCCCAGGAACTGGAACGGTTCTCTACCTTTGCCGAACTGGTTCAGGCGGGCAAAATTAAGGGCGCCACGGGAAAAAACTTTAGCTCCGTGGTTCAGATTGGCATAGGGGGTTCCGATTTAGGACCCCGGGCTTTGTACCTTGCCCTGGAAAACTGGGCCGCAAAAGAAGGGAAGAGCTTCCTCAAGGCGCGGTTTATTTCCAATGTGGATCCCGACGACGCTTCCCAGGTCGCTTCTTTGGCGCCCCTGGATGAAACAATTTTTGTGCTGGTTTCCAAGAGCGGAACCACCCAGGAAACCCTGTCCAACGAGCTTTTTATTAAGGATAAGCTGCAAAAGGCGGGGCTCGATCCCAGTAAGCACATCGTGGCGGTAACCAGCGAGACCAGCCCCCTGGCGCGGAACCCTGCCTACCTGGATTCGTTCTATATCGATGATTTTATCGGCGGCCGTTATTCCGCCACATCCGGGGTAGGGGGGGTGATCCTCTCCCTGGCCTTTGGTCCTGGGGTGTTTAAGGAACTGCTCGCCGGGGCCCACGAGGCGGATACCCTGGCCCTGGAGCCGAATATTTTAAAAAACGCCGCCCTGCTGGATGCCCTTATCGGTGTTTGGGAGCGGAACTTCCTGGGGTATCCCTACACCGCGATTCTGCCCTATAGTCAGGGCCTGTCCCGTTTCCCCGCCCACCTTCAACAGCTTGATATGGAATCCAACGGCAAGCGGGTCAACCGGGACGGTTCCCCGGTGCACTATTCCACGGGCCCCGTGGTCTTCGGCGAACCCGGAACCAACGGCCAGCACTCCTTTTTCCAGCTCCTCCACCAGGGTACGGATATTGTGCCCCTCCAGTTTGTGGGTTTTACCGACAGCCAGCGGAATGACGACGTAAGCGTGGACGGATCGGTCAGCCAGACCAAGCTCAAGGCAAACCTGGCGGCCCAGATCGTGGCCTTTGCCAAGGGTAAGGCCGACAGTAATGGTAACAAGGAATTCCTTGGAGGCCGTCCCTCAAGCCTTATCTACGGGAAGCGGCTGGATCCGAAAGCCTTAGGCGCCCTCCTGGCCCACTTTGAAAACAAGGTTATGTTCCAAGGTTTTGTATGGAACCTCAACAGTTTCGATCAGGAAGGGGTTCAGCTCGGGAAGATACTTACCAAGAAGGTCCTTTCGGGCAATTCCGGGGACGCCGCTCTGGACGCGTACAGTGAAATCTTGGGAGTTAAGTAA
- a CDS encoding arginine repressor, whose protein sequence is MKERLSRLKTVRKLIKTYRIESQETLLGYLQKEGFIVTQATLSRDLKLLKVGKISDGHNGYVYSLPGDDERQETERTYVHDFLRGYISIEWSGNIVVIKTYSGHSDAVALAVDNLGLDDVLGTISGRDNTVFVCLREGISGEDFMNRMKESIPELED, encoded by the coding sequence GTGAAAGAGCGGTTGTCCCGGTTAAAAACGGTCCGAAAACTGATAAAAACATACCGAATTGAATCCCAGGAGACCCTGCTGGGATATTTACAAAAAGAAGGATTTATTGTTACCCAGGCGACCCTGTCCCGGGATTTAAAGCTCCTCAAGGTTGGAAAAATATCCGATGGCCATAACGGCTATGTGTATTCCCTGCCCGGTGATGACGAGCGGCAGGAAACCGAGCGGACCTATGTGCACGACTTCCTGCGGGGCTATATTTCTATTGAATGGTCCGGTAACATAGTGGTAATTAAAACCTATTCGGGGCATTCCGATGCGGTTGCCCTGGCGGTGGATAACCTGGGACTGGACGATGTGCTGGGAACCATTTCCGGCCGTGACAATACGGTTTTTGTCTGCCTCCGTGAGGGGATAAGCGGAGAAGATTTTATGAACCGCATGAAGGAAAGTATTCCCGAACTGGAAGACTAA
- the nifH gene encoding nitrogenase iron protein, producing MAKKIKQIAIYGKGGIGKSTTTSNLSAALSVMGLKVMQFGCDPKSDSTNTLRDGKYIPTVLDTLREKSVVKAHEVIFEGFNGIYCVEAGGPAPGVGCAGRGIITAVELFKQQRVFEDLDLDVVIYDVLGDVVCGGFAVPIREGIAEHVFTVSSSDFMAIYAANNLFKGIQKYSNAGGALLGGVIANSMGTPYSKDIIDDFVEQTQTQVVEYVPRSITVTQSELQGKTTIEAAPDSAQAGVYRSLAAKIAAHTESKTPKPLGVTELREWASKWGDYLLALEQGKVGSLGAAI from the coding sequence TTGGCAAAGAAAATCAAGCAGATAGCAATCTATGGAAAGGGTGGAATAGGGAAGTCTACCACAACCTCTAATTTAAGCGCCGCCCTTTCTGTCATGGGGTTGAAGGTTATGCAGTTCGGCTGCGACCCAAAGAGCGATTCCACCAATACCCTCAGGGATGGGAAATATATCCCCACGGTCCTTGATACTTTACGGGAAAAATCGGTGGTAAAGGCCCATGAGGTTATTTTTGAGGGCTTTAACGGGATTTATTGTGTGGAAGCCGGCGGGCCTGCCCCAGGGGTTGGCTGTGCAGGCCGGGGTATTATCACCGCGGTGGAACTCTTCAAGCAGCAGCGGGTTTTTGAGGATCTGGACCTGGATGTGGTCATCTACGATGTCCTGGGGGACGTGGTGTGCGGTGGCTTTGCAGTCCCTATCCGGGAAGGAATTGCCGAGCATGTGTTCACCGTTTCGTCTTCGGATTTTATGGCAATCTATGCGGCGAATAACCTGTTCAAGGGAATACAGAAGTACTCCAATGCCGGCGGCGCCCTCCTGGGGGGGGTTATTGCTAATTCCATGGGAACACCCTATTCTAAAGATATTATAGATGACTTTGTAGAACAGACCCAGACCCAGGTGGTGGAATATGTGCCCCGGTCGATCACGGTTACCCAAAGCGAGCTCCAGGGTAAGACCACCATCGAAGCGGCGCCGGATTCGGCCCAAGCCGGAGTGTACCGTTCCCTGGCCGCCAAAATAGCGGCGCATACGGAATCGAAAACGCCGAAACCTCTTGGGGTAACGGAACTGCGGGAATGGGCGAGCAAGTGGGGGGATTACCTTCTGGCGCTGGAACAGGGTAAAGTTGGCTCCCTGGGAGCGGCTATCTAG
- a CDS encoding DUF342 domain-containing protein, translating into MDNPSAAIGSPNDGKVNIRFSEDDIEAWADFIPPRGNGLPISNDYILKLLAKFNITYGLHWDTLKETALQCNLEQKPITNILIAMGNPPVKEVTEYFKKNPHLTEQKKPLPDKSRNDQIDYRTHSPFIIVNKDQVLAVKMPRIQGREGKNVHGVVMPFGMNYLEGVTGGANTRVTEKYILSEINGQLVEADKVLSVQKDLVIKGSVGYSTGNIIFPGDVLINGAVSDGFKIYSGGSVTIKQTFDVTEVITKGDLNVAGGIVGRGRAFLKVGGFLRTKFIQNCNAACRKIISVDTEISNSSVFTMETLDMGEKGKILGGEVYAIHGIKAGGIGKDAGRATHIHCGVDFTLQKDKEKHNNTLRILAEKLAKLREFMATPNPDTEKQAKVEEALHLLEEEQKKTTAEIGDLMGRINTDVNATVEVIGEIAPGTLIEICEIALFVAEPLKHVRIRLDKPGGKVISEPL; encoded by the coding sequence ATGGATAATCCAAGCGCTGCTATCGGCAGCCCAAATGACGGAAAGGTAAACATCCGATTCTCAGAGGATGATATTGAAGCCTGGGCCGATTTTATACCCCCTAGAGGCAATGGCCTCCCGATAAGTAACGATTACATCCTCAAGCTGCTTGCGAAGTTCAATATTACATACGGACTCCACTGGGATACCCTCAAGGAGACCGCCCTCCAGTGCAATCTCGAGCAGAAACCCATAACGAATATACTCATCGCCATGGGAAACCCGCCGGTAAAGGAAGTTACCGAATATTTTAAAAAAAACCCCCATTTAACCGAGCAAAAAAAGCCGCTTCCCGACAAGAGCAGGAACGATCAGATCGATTACCGTACCCATTCCCCCTTTATTATTGTAAACAAGGATCAGGTCTTGGCGGTGAAGATGCCCCGCATACAAGGACGGGAAGGGAAAAACGTCCACGGTGTGGTAATGCCCTTTGGGATGAACTATCTCGAAGGGGTTACCGGGGGCGCCAATACCAGGGTTACGGAAAAATACATTCTTTCAGAGATCAACGGACAGCTGGTAGAGGCGGATAAGGTCCTAAGCGTCCAGAAAGACCTGGTGATCAAGGGTTCCGTGGGTTATTCCACGGGGAATATTATTTTTCCCGGGGATGTGCTTATAAACGGCGCCGTTTCCGATGGATTTAAGATATATTCCGGAGGATCGGTCACCATAAAGCAGACCTTTGATGTAACCGAGGTTATCACCAAGGGGGATCTGAACGTAGCCGGCGGCATCGTAGGCCGGGGCCGCGCCTTTCTGAAGGTCGGAGGCTTCCTCCGGACGAAATTTATCCAAAACTGCAATGCGGCCTGCAGAAAAATAATAAGCGTCGATACGGAGATCTCCAATTCCAGTGTCTTTACCATGGAAACCCTGGATATGGGGGAAAAGGGAAAGATACTGGGGGGCGAAGTGTACGCTATCCACGGGATCAAAGCCGGGGGAATCGGGAAAGACGCGGGAAGGGCCACCCACATCCACTGCGGGGTTGATTTTACCCTCCAGAAGGACAAGGAAAAGCATAATAATACCCTGAGGATACTGGCGGAAAAGCTGGCAAAACTCCGGGAGTTCATGGCAACCCCAAACCCGGACACGGAAAAACAGGCCAAAGTGGAAGAAGCCCTGCACCTGCTTGAGGAAGAGCAGAAAAAAACCACCGCAGAGATAGGGGATCTCATGGGGCGTATCAACACCGATGTGAACGCCACGGTGGAAGTAATCGGGGAAATCGCCCCGGGAACCCTCATCGAAATTTGTGAAATTGCCCTCTTTGTGGCGGAACCCTTGAAGCACGTCAGGATCAGGCTGGATAAGCCCGGGGGAAAGGTAATCAGCGAACCCCTCTGA